One window of the Streptomyces sp. ITFR-21 genome contains the following:
- a CDS encoding PP2C family protein-serine/threonine phosphatase: MESVDVIAGVLRERLGAVSVSFLITDFSGASVVRLGAAGSVDTGEPARRVIVRGTVYDDVIRTQKPAIEDGGGGTPVRIVAPVTNRGDAIGLLELFLSAVPDAEAMREIGESAHALAYVVIANRSFTDVYQWGRRTTPLNLAAEIQHRLLPASLACEAAQFAVAGALEPADHVGGDTFDYVIDRDTFQLSVTDAMGHDVDAALLATLVVGALRRARRAGASLQEQALEADQAMREHGRGGYVTGQLLRISLLDGSTEFVNAGHPWPLRMRDGRVREIAPKVDLPFGVRPMHTYRVQPLDLRPGDRLVMLTDGMLERNARSLDLADLIVATRALHPREAARALVGAIVDAGHGHLEDDATVMCLDWHGTGHSRRDAATGADLTDASQPSQARRTAPGR, encoded by the coding sequence GTGGAGTCCGTCGACGTGATCGCAGGCGTACTCAGGGAGCGACTCGGAGCCGTGTCGGTATCCTTCCTGATCACCGACTTCTCCGGTGCTTCGGTCGTGCGGCTGGGAGCTGCGGGCAGTGTCGACACCGGTGAGCCGGCCCGACGCGTCATCGTGCGGGGCACCGTGTACGACGACGTGATCCGCACCCAGAAACCGGCCATCGAGGACGGCGGCGGGGGGACGCCGGTGCGGATCGTCGCCCCGGTGACCAATCGCGGGGACGCCATAGGGCTCCTGGAGCTTTTCCTGTCCGCGGTGCCGGACGCGGAGGCGATGCGGGAGATCGGCGAGAGCGCGCACGCGCTGGCCTACGTCGTCATCGCGAACCGGTCCTTCACCGACGTGTACCAGTGGGGCCGGCGCACCACCCCGCTGAACCTGGCCGCGGAGATCCAGCACCGGCTGCTGCCGGCGTCGCTGGCCTGCGAGGCCGCGCAGTTCGCGGTCGCCGGGGCACTGGAGCCCGCCGACCACGTCGGGGGCGACACCTTCGACTACGTGATCGACCGGGACACCTTCCAGCTGTCCGTCACCGACGCCATGGGCCACGACGTCGACGCCGCGCTCCTGGCCACCCTCGTCGTCGGGGCCCTGCGCCGGGCGCGGCGGGCCGGCGCGAGCCTTCAGGAGCAAGCTCTCGAAGCCGACCAGGCCATGCGGGAGCACGGTCGCGGGGGTTACGTCACCGGCCAGCTGCTGCGGATCAGCCTGCTCGACGGCAGCACCGAGTTCGTCAACGCCGGCCACCCCTGGCCGCTGCGCATGCGGGACGGCCGGGTGCGGGAGATCGCTCCCAAGGTCGATCTGCCGTTCGGTGTCCGGCCCATGCACACCTACCGGGTGCAGCCACTGGACCTGCGGCCGGGTGACCGGCTGGTGATGCTGACGGACGGCATGCTGGAGCGCAACGCCAGGAGCCTGGACCTGGCGGACCTGATCGTCGCCACCCGCGCCCTGCACCCACGCGAGGCCGCCCGCGCCCTCGTCGGGGCGATCGTCGACGCCGGCCATGGCCACCTGGAAGACGACGCGACGGTCATGTGCCTGGACTGGCACGGCACCGGCCACTCCCGGCGGGACGCCGCCACCGGCGCCGACCTCACCGACGCCTCACAACCCTCGCAGGCGAGACGGACCGCCCCCGGGCGATAA
- a CDS encoding TVP38/TMEM64 family protein, with translation MPAAGSARASGPVRGPAGRWWRGPVPPWVRFGLLVVVLAAAVALALALEPQRLLTRGWPLRTSSGPTAVALFALGYGLATVAFVPRPLLNAAAGALYGIHAGLPAAIAGTVLGAGLAFLLGRFLGRDALRPLLRGRLVLSLDRQLSHHGFRSTLALRLFPGVPFAAANYAAAISRIRLLPFLTATAAGSVANTAAYVVAGSRAASPTSPVFLLALAFLGLTAVAAAAVARRGRTRESGVSAPEGPATPPAESA, from the coding sequence ATGCCCGCCGCGGGTTCCGCCCGCGCATCCGGTCCCGTCCGCGGACCGGCGGGCCGGTGGTGGCGGGGGCCGGTCCCACCGTGGGTGCGGTTCGGGCTGCTGGTGGTGGTGTTGGCGGCGGCGGTCGCCCTCGCACTCGCACTGGAACCGCAGCGGCTGCTGACGCGCGGCTGGCCGCTGCGGACGTCCTCCGGACCTACCGCCGTGGCACTCTTCGCCCTCGGCTACGGGCTCGCCACCGTCGCCTTCGTCCCCAGACCGCTGCTGAACGCCGCCGCCGGGGCCCTCTACGGCATCCACGCCGGACTGCCCGCGGCGATAGCCGGCACCGTGCTCGGCGCCGGACTGGCCTTCCTGCTCGGCCGCTTCCTCGGCCGCGACGCCCTGCGGCCCCTGCTCCGCGGGCGGCTGGTCCTGTCCCTGGACCGGCAGTTGAGCCATCACGGCTTCCGCAGCACGCTGGCACTGCGGCTCTTTCCCGGAGTGCCGTTCGCGGCGGCCAACTACGCCGCGGCGATCTCCCGTATCCGGCTGCTGCCCTTCCTCACCGCCACCGCGGCGGGCAGCGTGGCCAACACCGCCGCCTACGTGGTCGCCGGCAGCCGCGCCGCCTCCCCCACCTCGCCGGTCTTCCTGCTGGCGCTGGCCTTCCTCGGCCTGACCGCCGTAGCCGCGGCGGCCGTCGCGCGCCGCGGCCGTACCCGTGAGTCCGGTGTCAGCGCCCCAGAGGGTCCGGCCACTCCGCCAGCGGAATCCGCTTGA
- a CDS encoding flavin reductase family protein, whose amino-acid sequence MRIDFDPSRMERNAFYRLLTSVVVPRPIAWVSTTSRDGSSDNLAPHSFFTVSCVSPPIVQFTSVGRKDSVRNIEDTGQFVVNLAPEHLFEQINATATDFPHGVSEFDAVGIAREPSLRVKPPRVAASPVALECELHSTVRLGDSTIVLGRVVHAAVSEAVMVDGHPEVRKLRPLARLGRDEWDTVGEVWEIKRIPLAEWPDPLGR is encoded by the coding sequence ATGCGTATCGACTTCGACCCGAGCCGGATGGAACGGAACGCCTTCTACCGGCTTCTCACTTCGGTGGTGGTACCCCGGCCGATCGCCTGGGTGTCGACGACCAGCCGGGACGGCTCTTCTGACAACCTCGCCCCGCACAGCTTCTTCACGGTGTCCTGCGTCAGTCCGCCGATCGTGCAGTTCACATCGGTCGGGCGGAAGGACTCGGTGCGGAACATCGAGGACACGGGGCAGTTCGTGGTGAACCTCGCACCCGAGCACCTGTTCGAGCAGATCAACGCGACCGCGACGGACTTTCCCCACGGGGTGAGCGAGTTCGACGCGGTGGGGATCGCCCGGGAGCCGAGCCTGCGGGTCAAGCCGCCACGGGTGGCGGCCTCACCGGTGGCGCTGGAGTGCGAACTGCACAGCACGGTACGGCTGGGGGACTCCACGATCGTGCTCGGGCGGGTGGTACATGCGGCGGTTTCGGAGGCCGTCATGGTGGACGGACACCCCGAGGTACGCAAGCTGCGGCCGCTGGCGCGACTGGGCCGGGACGAGTGGGACACCGTCGGGGAGGTCTGGGAGATCAAGCGGATTCCGCTGGCGGAGTGGCCGGACCCTCTGGGGCGCTGA
- a CDS encoding LUD domain-containing protein, translating to MTDQTTVPDSLPIDEAFARPASSESLTAAADALRANGFTVHIADTAAHARALVAGLVPEDRTVLTATSETLRESGIAADIDTSGRYRSLRAEQAGWDQAARFDEVRVTRSTPDLVVGSVHAVTEDGRLVTASASGSQLAPYVFGAAQAVFVVGAQKVVADLATALRRVETYSYPREDVRARSAYGQRSVLAKILVTGREIFPGRSTVVLVREPIGF from the coding sequence GTGACCGACCAGACCACCGTGCCGGACTCCCTGCCCATCGACGAGGCCTTCGCCCGCCCGGCCTCGTCCGAGAGCCTCACCGCGGCGGCCGACGCGCTGCGCGCCAACGGCTTCACCGTCCACATCGCCGACACCGCCGCCCACGCCCGCGCCCTCGTCGCCGGCCTGGTTCCCGAGGACCGCACGGTCCTCACCGCGACGAGCGAGACGCTGCGGGAGTCGGGCATCGCCGCGGACATCGACACGTCGGGCCGCTACCGGAGCCTGCGTGCCGAGCAGGCCGGATGGGACCAGGCCGCCCGCTTCGACGAGGTCCGCGTCACGCGCTCGACCCCGGACCTGGTCGTCGGCAGTGTGCACGCCGTCACCGAGGACGGTCGCCTGGTGACCGCCTCCGCCTCCGGAAGCCAGCTGGCGCCCTACGTCTTCGGCGCCGCCCAAGCAGTGTTCGTCGTCGGCGCCCAGAAGGTGGTCGCGGACCTCGCCACCGCGCTGCGCCGGGTGGAGACGTACTCCTATCCCAGGGAGGACGTCCGTGCGCGGTCCGCGTACGGGCAGCGCAGTGTGCTCGCCAAGATCCTCGTCACCGGCCGCGAGATCTTCCCCGGACGCAGCACCGTCGTCCTCGTCCGCGAACCGATCGGATTCTGA
- a CDS encoding TetR/AcrR family transcriptional regulator: MAPEQTPRPERADAARNRRILLATAREMLAALGADRLTMDALAERSGLGKGTVFRRFSTRAGIFRALLDEDERVFQERVLSGPPPLGPGAGPVERLVAYGRARAAYLMEHREIARAALDGRQQVPAGAQTPLNQIHLRMLLGRMDIGPANLDVLAVQLSAALDGPFLLYLSAADLGHAASEIERRMADSWEDLVLRVCRPRPPTRGGGPSER; this comes from the coding sequence ATGGCGCCAGAGCAGACACCGCGCCCCGAGCGCGCGGACGCGGCCCGCAACCGGCGGATACTGCTGGCCACGGCACGCGAGATGCTGGCCGCCCTCGGAGCGGACCGGCTGACGATGGACGCGCTGGCCGAGCGCTCCGGCCTGGGCAAGGGCACCGTCTTCCGCCGCTTCAGCACCCGGGCGGGGATCTTCCGCGCGCTGCTCGACGAGGACGAGCGCGTCTTCCAGGAGCGGGTGCTGTCCGGTCCGCCGCCGCTGGGCCCCGGAGCCGGTCCGGTGGAACGGCTGGTGGCCTACGGCCGTGCCAGGGCCGCGTACCTGATGGAGCACCGCGAGATCGCCCGGGCCGCGTTGGACGGGCGCCAGCAGGTGCCGGCCGGCGCGCAGACACCGCTGAACCAGATCCACCTGCGGATGCTGCTGGGCCGGATGGACATCGGTCCCGCGAACCTCGACGTCCTCGCCGTCCAGCTCAGCGCCGCACTCGACGGGCCGTTCCTGCTCTACCTGTCGGCCGCGGACCTGGGCCACGCCGCCTCGGAGATCGAGCGGCGCATGGCGGACAGCTGGGAGGACCTGGTACTCCGCGTCTGCCGCCCCCGGCCGCCGACCCGTGGCGGGGGACCGTCGGAGCGGTGA
- a CDS encoding NADP-dependent oxidoreductase has protein sequence MVRAVVATAWSGADTVSVQDVPSRPAGPDEVVVAVRATAISPFDLKRARGVFGRDTALLPLRLGNEAAGVVTAAGSRAAGFDGLPVRVGEEVFGHWLPGAQAGELTLPAGVLLHKPPALGFAEAAALLGSATTAAHALDAVAVGAGDTVLVHGAAGSVGNMTARLALLRGAAVVGTAAPGRHGRLRAEGVEPVSYGEGLAERVRAAAPGGVTAAVDTVGTAEALDVSFALVPDPARVVTMVDARTAADRGGQAIGPGPETERVRTAARLDLTRLAARGDLPVPVAHLFALEDARSAYRTLAAGHAGGKIVLIP, from the coding sequence ATGGTGCGAGCAGTCGTGGCGACCGCCTGGAGCGGAGCCGACACCGTCTCCGTACAGGACGTGCCCTCCCGGCCGGCGGGCCCCGACGAGGTCGTGGTCGCGGTGCGCGCGACCGCGATCAGTCCGTTCGACCTCAAACGCGCCCGCGGGGTGTTCGGACGGGACACCGCGCTGCTGCCGCTCCGGCTCGGCAACGAGGCCGCCGGCGTGGTCACCGCCGCGGGATCCCGGGCCGCCGGCTTCGACGGACTGCCGGTGCGGGTGGGCGAGGAGGTCTTCGGCCACTGGCTGCCGGGTGCCCAGGCGGGCGAACTCACCTTGCCCGCCGGGGTGCTGCTCCACAAGCCCCCGGCCCTCGGCTTCGCCGAGGCCGCCGCTCTGCTCGGCAGCGCGACCACCGCGGCCCACGCGCTCGACGCCGTCGCCGTGGGCGCCGGGGACACCGTGCTCGTCCACGGCGCCGCCGGCTCGGTCGGCAACATGACCGCGCGGCTCGCCCTGCTGCGCGGAGCCGCCGTGGTCGGCACCGCCGCGCCCGGCCGCCACGGGCGGCTGCGCGCCGAGGGCGTCGAACCGGTCTCCTACGGCGAAGGACTGGCCGAACGGGTGCGGGCGGCCGCCCCCGGCGGGGTGACCGCGGCCGTGGACACGGTGGGTACGGCGGAAGCGCTGGACGTCTCCTTCGCGCTCGTCCCGGACCCGGCGCGGGTCGTCACCATGGTCGACGCGCGCACGGCAGCCGACCGCGGCGGGCAGGCGATCGGCCCGGGTCCGGAGACCGAACGCGTCCGCACCGCCGCCCGCCTCGACCTCACCCGACTCGCCGCCAGGGGCGATCTCCCGGTCCCCGTCGCCCACCTCTTCGCCCTGGAGGACGCCCGCTCCGCCTACCGGACCCTCGCCGCCGGACACGCCGGAGGCAAGATCGTCCTCATCCCCTGA
- a CDS encoding ABC transporter permease, with amino-acid sequence MTDTALADADAALAEREPARVPGTHRLPTKALLTAGPFVIVLLLAVVVPLLAPQSPYKQHLDAISLPPDSGHWLGTDSLGRDVLSRVLYGGRPPALIGIAAVAVALTVGVLLGLAAGYRGGPVDAVLSRVADMQLSVPGVVLAIFILTFLGGGLHNVIVVIALESWPLHYRVVRTLTIATRNRAYVEAARTAGLGQLTILRRHILPAVLPSLAVTATSNFVTAVLTEASLSFLGLGVQPPTPDWGFMISDGRTLIVSAWWISVFPGIGLFLLLLAVQLYGDGLAKSLSLQSLRR; translated from the coding sequence ATGACCGATACCGCCCTCGCCGACGCCGACGCCGCACTCGCCGAACGGGAACCGGCGCGCGTCCCCGGCACACACCGGCTGCCGACCAAGGCGCTCCTGACCGCCGGCCCCTTCGTGATCGTGCTGCTGCTCGCCGTCGTCGTGCCCCTCCTGGCACCGCAGTCCCCGTACAAGCAGCACCTGGACGCCATCTCGCTCCCGCCGGACAGCGGCCACTGGCTGGGCACGGACAGCCTCGGCCGCGACGTCCTCAGCCGGGTCCTGTACGGCGGGCGTCCCCCGGCGCTCATCGGGATCGCGGCCGTCGCGGTGGCGCTGACCGTCGGCGTCCTGCTCGGCCTGGCAGCGGGCTACCGCGGCGGCCCGGTCGACGCCGTGCTGAGCCGGGTGGCCGACATGCAGCTGTCGGTGCCCGGCGTGGTCCTGGCGATCTTCATCCTCACCTTCCTCGGCGGCGGGCTGCACAACGTGATCGTGGTCATCGCCCTGGAGTCGTGGCCGCTGCACTACCGGGTGGTCCGCACCCTGACGATCGCCACCCGCAACCGCGCGTACGTCGAAGCGGCCCGGACCGCGGGGCTGGGCCAACTCACCATCCTCCGGCGGCACATCCTGCCCGCGGTCCTGCCGAGCCTGGCCGTCACCGCCACGTCCAACTTCGTGACGGCCGTGCTCACCGAGGCGAGCCTGAGCTTCCTCGGACTCGGCGTACAGCCGCCGACACCCGACTGGGGCTTCATGATCAGCGACGGCCGCACCCTCATCGTCTCGGCCTGGTGGATCTCGGTGTTCCCCGGGATCGGACTCTTCCTGCTGCTGCTCGCCGTCCAGCTCTACGGCGACGGGCTCGCCAAGTCCCTCTCCCTCCAAAGTCTTCGGCGGTGA
- a CDS encoding terpene synthase family protein, with amino-acid sequence MALPPERYQYPSFRMPVFPRFTPARRRPGLETLEQRCVGRLAAYLRDAFEDQEKLEAFLEHRTSLWNLLVYADTREDRVELICAWIDVLFCIDDVFVQAAPARLRELGLYELSAVIDGRQPAFDTAFTRAFRQLRENTLPLAPAGTWQRCARNLHEFLDACTIERDLAQDLTALDLPTYEKYRTSSVGECCFPLLELGLGIDLSGPLEKLSELRRLNVLVARHWIGVNDIFSYRKELYSGDTMNEIQLALGDNGGDLQAAVDRVAATVHRVEAEFDRLTTTLRAGAPSQDSSLRTYLDALETMIAGNLEWSYLTPRYNGRGHTWNGLTDATVVLTPDRTLYLPR; translated from the coding sequence ATGGCCTTACCACCCGAGAGGTATCAGTACCCCTCGTTCCGGATGCCGGTCTTTCCCCGGTTCACACCCGCCCGGCGCCGCCCGGGCCTCGAAACACTGGAACAGCGCTGCGTGGGCCGCCTCGCCGCGTACCTGCGTGACGCCTTCGAGGACCAGGAAAAGCTGGAGGCGTTCCTGGAGCACCGCACCAGCCTGTGGAACCTGCTCGTCTACGCCGACACCCGCGAGGACCGGGTCGAGCTGATCTGCGCCTGGATCGACGTCCTGTTCTGCATCGACGACGTCTTCGTCCAGGCCGCGCCGGCCCGGCTGCGTGAGCTGGGCCTCTACGAACTGTCCGCGGTCATCGACGGCAGACAGCCCGCTTTCGACACCGCCTTCACCCGCGCCTTCCGGCAGCTGCGCGAGAACACCCTGCCCCTGGCACCCGCGGGGACCTGGCAACGCTGCGCGCGAAACCTGCACGAGTTCCTGGACGCCTGCACCATCGAACGTGACCTCGCCCAGGACCTGACGGCACTGGACCTGCCCACCTACGAGAAGTACCGCACCTCCTCGGTCGGAGAGTGCTGCTTCCCCCTGCTCGAGCTGGGCCTCGGCATCGACCTGAGCGGCCCTCTGGAGAAGCTCTCCGAACTGAGGCGTCTCAACGTCCTGGTCGCACGCCACTGGATCGGCGTCAACGACATCTTCTCCTACCGCAAGGAGCTCTACAGCGGCGACACCATGAACGAGATCCAGCTCGCACTCGGCGACAACGGCGGCGACCTCCAGGCGGCCGTCGACCGCGTCGCCGCGACCGTCCACCGCGTGGAAGCCGAATTCGACCGCCTCACCACCACACTGCGCGCCGGTGCGCCGAGCCAGGACAGCAGCCTCCGCACCTACTTGGACGCCCTGGAGACCATGATCGCCGGAAACCTCGAGTGGTCCTACCTCACCCCCCGCTACAACGGCCGGGGCCACACGTGGAACGGCCTGACCGACGCCACCGTCGTCCTCACCCCCGACCGCACCCTGTACCTGCCCCGCTGA
- a CDS encoding GntR family transcriptional regulator, with product MGTRVLGADADAAEPLADAAGKNPYSEIRHAILNGEFAPDDVLLETRLTSRLAVSRTPIREALSRLAQEGLLERLPRGFRVRRSSPEELLDVYEARITLESEIAALAAERHTPMDAALLKALEQRISQMADVDELHEASGTWHVTIRAAGHNGTISELLTVLDTRIQLYSVHQQTNEREIVSITLKEHAAIVRAVLGRDRTTARDLMRDHLTRIRDVRVAVLLQRQDTSARP from the coding sequence ATGGGCACCAGAGTTCTCGGGGCGGACGCTGATGCCGCTGAACCACTCGCCGACGCGGCCGGAAAGAACCCCTACTCCGAGATCCGACACGCGATCTTGAACGGGGAGTTCGCGCCCGACGACGTCCTCCTGGAGACCAGGCTCACCTCGCGGCTCGCCGTCTCGCGGACCCCGATCCGGGAGGCGCTCAGCCGGCTGGCGCAGGAGGGCCTTCTGGAACGGCTGCCCCGGGGCTTCCGAGTCCGCCGCAGCAGCCCCGAGGAACTGCTCGACGTCTACGAGGCCAGGATCACCCTGGAGAGCGAGATCGCCGCCCTGGCCGCGGAGCGGCACACGCCCATGGACGCCGCGCTCCTCAAGGCTCTCGAACAGCGCATCTCCCAGATGGCCGATGTCGACGAACTCCACGAGGCGAGCGGTACGTGGCACGTCACGATCCGCGCCGCCGGTCACAACGGCACGATCAGCGAACTGCTCACGGTCCTTGACACCCGCATCCAGTTGTACTCGGTGCACCAGCAGACCAACGAGCGCGAGATCGTCTCGATCACGCTCAAGGAGCACGCCGCGATCGTCCGCGCCGTCCTCGGCCGCGACCGCACGACGGCCCGCGACCTCATGCGGGACCACCTCACCCGGATCCGTGACGTCCGGGTCGCCGTGCTGCTGCAACGTCAGGACACCTCGGCCCGCCCGTGA
- a CDS encoding YceI family protein — translation MSDHTVEATGPAAVGHWTLDPAHSHVSITSKALWGLMPVKGVFTRLSGSGDVAADGTAAGTLTIAAASIDTRNAKRDDHLRGADFFDTAVHPDIVFTAHRLVPGAGGEVRATGTLSVAGVEHPLEFTATAEHAGDTVTLTARTTVDRGDFGLTWNNLGMLVGRTRVTVTARFTRAAA, via the coding sequence ATGTCGGACCACACCGTCGAGGCCACCGGCCCCGCCGCCGTCGGGCACTGGACCCTCGACCCCGCCCACTCGCACGTCTCCATCACCAGCAAGGCACTGTGGGGCCTGATGCCGGTCAAGGGCGTCTTCACCCGGCTGAGCGGCTCCGGCGACGTGGCGGCCGACGGCACGGCCGCGGGCACCCTGACGATCGCCGCCGCCTCCATCGACACCCGGAACGCCAAACGGGACGATCACCTGCGCGGCGCCGACTTCTTCGACACCGCCGTCCACCCGGACATCGTCTTCACCGCCCACCGGCTCGTGCCGGGTGCCGGCGGAGAGGTCCGCGCCACCGGCACCCTGTCGGTCGCCGGCGTGGAACACCCCCTGGAGTTCACCGCGACCGCGGAGCACGCCGGGGACACCGTCACCCTCACCGCCCGCACCACCGTGGACCGTGGGGACTTCGGACTCACCTGGAACAACCTCGGCATGCTGGTGGGCCGGACCCGTGTGACCGTGACCGCGCGCTTCACCCGGGCCGCGGCCTGA
- a CDS encoding MerR family transcriptional regulator yields MTADDVHGRLDDDDYPAYTMGRAAELLGTTQGFLRAIGEARLITPLRSQGGHRRYSRYQLRIAARARELVDRGMSVEAACRIVILEDQLEEARRINEGLRSSGPGDRATA; encoded by the coding sequence ATGACAGCAGACGACGTGCACGGCCGGCTCGACGACGACGACTACCCCGCCTACACCATGGGCCGGGCCGCCGAACTACTCGGCACCACCCAGGGCTTCCTGCGCGCCATCGGCGAGGCCCGCCTCATCACCCCGCTCCGCTCGCAGGGCGGCCACCGCCGTTACTCCCGCTACCAGCTGCGCATCGCCGCCCGCGCCCGCGAACTCGTCGACCGCGGCATGTCCGTCGAGGCCGCCTGCCGCATCGTGATCCTCGAAGACCAGCTCGAAGAGGCCCGGCGCATCAACGAGGGGCTGCGCTCTTCCGGGCCGGGCGATCGGGCCACCGCCTGA
- a CDS encoding ABC transporter permease: MPSPLAPPDGGSIRLRTRRAPVPPLYVAQRLAQGAVTVVAVVAVVFLLLHLTGNPARVVSPPDATQDEIDRIAHAYGFDQPIAKQFVLFFGKAFTGRFPDSVTYGTSSLGVVRDAIGPTLLLAGSAFVLGNLVGLVIGYLSAEARWRPLRRVPIVLALVGQSVPAFYLGLLAVLLLAVRLGWFPTAGYGSFSAAVLPTLVLTASIVPGITRIYRAQILEVRDDDHVVTAVAKGIPPLQVRLRHIALNALGPAVALIGLQLGGVVAGAVTVEVIFNWPGMGQLLVSSINGRDYAVALTAVLFIAVGFVVATLLADLAAVLVDPFGHRRR, encoded by the coding sequence GTGCCTTCACCCCTCGCCCCTCCCGACGGTGGCAGCATCCGGCTGCGTACACGTCGCGCCCCTGTCCCGCCGCTCTACGTCGCACAGCGACTCGCCCAAGGCGCGGTCACCGTCGTCGCCGTCGTGGCAGTCGTCTTCCTCCTCCTCCATCTGACCGGCAATCCGGCCCGCGTGGTCTCGCCGCCGGACGCCACACAGGACGAGATCGACCGGATCGCCCACGCCTACGGCTTCGACCAGCCGATCGCGAAGCAGTTCGTGCTGTTCTTCGGCAAGGCGTTCACCGGCCGCTTCCCCGACTCCGTCACCTACGGCACCTCGTCGCTCGGTGTCGTACGGGACGCGATCGGCCCCACTCTGCTGCTCGCGGGCTCGGCCTTCGTGCTCGGAAACCTCGTCGGCCTGGTGATCGGCTATCTCTCCGCCGAGGCGCGGTGGCGGCCGCTGCGCCGCGTCCCGATCGTCCTGGCGCTGGTCGGGCAGTCGGTGCCCGCCTTCTACCTCGGCCTGCTCGCGGTCCTGCTGCTCGCCGTCCGGCTCGGCTGGTTCCCGACCGCGGGCTACGGCTCGTTCAGCGCGGCGGTGCTGCCGACCCTCGTCCTGACGGCCAGCATCGTGCCCGGCATCACCCGGATCTACCGGGCGCAGATCCTCGAGGTCCGCGACGACGACCACGTGGTCACCGCCGTCGCCAAGGGCATCCCCCCGCTTCAGGTGAGGCTCCGTCACATCGCGCTGAACGCCCTCGGTCCGGCGGTCGCGCTGATCGGGCTCCAGCTCGGCGGCGTGGTCGCCGGCGCGGTGACCGTGGAGGTCATCTTCAACTGGCCGGGAATGGGACAGCTGTTGGTCAGCTCGATCAACGGCCGCGACTACGCCGTCGCCCTGACCGCCGTCCTGTTCATCGCCGTCGGGTTCGTCGTCGCCACCCTGCTCGCCGACCTGGCCGCCGTGCTGGTCGACCCCTTCGGCCACCGGAGGCGGTGA
- a CDS encoding SDR family NAD(P)-dependent oxidoreductase yields the protein MNNAGRGLLGAVEEATDAAARAVYDTDVFGTLNVLRAVLPTLRAQRSGRIVNISSIGGFVGSPRWGVYNSTKFATEGFSEARAREVAPLGIAVTLVEPGYFRTDFLDAPSLHTEATTIEDYAGTAGAMRRTATDVNHAQPGGPMKAAGAIVRIASSGQPPPPVQLGRDSFDASAHKIEHVAAEQRTWEDLSVSTDHDDAAAA from the coding sequence GTGAACAACGCCGGCCGTGGTCTGCTCGGCGCCGTCGAGGAGGCCACGGACGCGGCGGCCCGCGCCGTCTACGACACCGACGTGTTCGGCACGCTGAACGTACTTCGCGCCGTGCTGCCGACGCTGCGTGCGCAGCGGTCGGGCCGGATCGTGAACATCTCGTCGATCGGCGGCTTCGTCGGCTCCCCTCGCTGGGGCGTCTACAACTCCACCAAGTTCGCGACCGAGGGATTCTCCGAGGCCCGCGCCCGGGAGGTCGCGCCGCTCGGGATCGCGGTGACCCTCGTCGAGCCCGGTTACTTCCGCACCGACTTCCTCGACGCCCCGAGCCTGCACACCGAGGCGACCACGATCGAGGACTACGCCGGCACCGCGGGCGCGATGCGGAGGACGGCGACGGACGTCAACCACGCCCAGCCCGGCGGCCCGATGAAGGCCGCGGGCGCGATCGTACGGATCGCATCCTCCGGACAGCCGCCGCCGCCCGTCCAGTTGGGCAGGGACTCCTTCGACGCGAGCGCGCACAAGATCGAGCACGTCGCCGCCGAGCAGCGGACCTGGGAGGACCTGTCGGTGTCGACCGACCACGACGACGCCGCAGCGGCCTGA